GACAGTAACCAAATGTGTCAAAACCAGAGATCTATTATTTAAAGCTGCCTCTTTTATTTCCCCCATTGATGTTCCTGTACTTCTTTACAATGTTTTCAAAGAGAGAAATTTAGAGGGTTATGTTTTTTACCCATATAGGTTATTAAATTATAGCTTTAGCCCACTTGAGATCACCCTGAGCTTTGTGTGTCCTATGATAACCCAGGACTTAATTCCAGGAAGTAGGTTTAACAAACAACTCTGAATTTGTTAACCATGAGACAATGTAAAACCCGCGTTTTCTGTTCTAGAAAGAGAGTTAACTTAAACTCTGAGTCAGTAACCAGGGTAACAGATTCTGTGAACTAAACCTGCTCGCTGGCAGGTTTAATCTGCCAGCGTTTCTCTCTGACTCCTCCCCTCCTGCTGCACCTGAGTCAGCTGACTGACCCTTCGATTCATTTCTCATtcgtaaagtttttttttaatatttaacttATCGCTTTTACAATACTTGAGTTGTTAATCTATAAGGACGGCGAAAGCAATTACATAGCAGATTTATGATCAGCTCAGAATAAATTGCCTCCATGTTTCTAAGTTTGTGACTCTGTGGACAGTactgcagctgtcagtcacTTTCCCTCCACTGTAAATATTTTCGGACTGTAACAATCACTCTTTAAAAACAACCCTATCTGTCAAAGCTTTAGAATAACTTACTGATTAaagattatttatttgttgtgctGCTTTTTGGTCACACTGATGGAAAAAATGTCTGTCATACTCAAAGATGATTGATCTGTGATTAGCCTTTCTGAAAGTTCTCAAAGGTTCACAAGTCTACAAAAGTTTTTTGAACATGCTTCCTGTAATACGACCCTGCTCTACAGTTGATAAGgagggaaacaaacaaaacacaggaagtcctaaaaactgtGGTTCCTTTAATGGGCACATTGGCTGGCTCCAGAAGAGCGTCCCCAAAGACTCCCACATTAACACGTCCAACTGTACAGCATTGAAAACCATGCTTACGGCGAGGTACAAAACCCGTTTTGGCTTCTACTGACAGTTTCCCACCTTAACACAAAactgcactgttttttttttttgttttgtttttttttaaacatgtccaACTGAATGCTGGATTTAAAGGTGTGGCCACTTTAAATGACAGGTGTCCCAACACAGGAAAATGAAGCAGGCTGGTGTGTGCTAGGCTTTGGGTCTACAAACTGAACCTCTGAGTGTTTGTGCAAACTGTCCAGAAAGTTTCTGCTCCTGTGTGCGTGAAATTGTAGAGTTTTGTTAGTCTTGCGGCAGCAGATTTGCATGTCTGTGGTACAGTTAATCGATGCAGATTGCTAACCAAGCCCGCTAGCTAGAGGATACCGCAACATGCCACTACCTCTCCCAAATATGGTCACATGTGGCTTCAAAAAATTAACACAGCTTAATGCTGAGCCTTCAAAAAGACTCCAAACCAGTGTGCGacgtcttttatatacagtctttggTTTTAACTTTAAGTACACTGACACTTGAACGCAACTATTCATACCTGTGTGACTTGGTTAACTTCTAATCAGCATTTCAATAACTCACCGCCCTGCCTCTGTTTTAGTAAAAACTaacaaatgcaaacacacattttcaacATCAGCAGTGACACACAAATGGTTTCACGTTAGTTGTGTCATACTTTCATGTGAAACCGTCCGTTCCTGTCATTCCGGGGAAACACGGTGTGTCAAACCCACCTCTTACCTTCCACGAAAAATAAATGGGAGGGGTGTAAGGCTTACGCCAAATTCATTTATCGACTACGATTAACTTGAAGGGAGAACACGAGGAAATTCAAGAGGATTAATTGCATTCATATGCACTTGTCCCGACAGGCAGAGCAACAAAGGGCTTGCCGAGGCGTGCTTTCAGCCGCTACTCTAACATTAGATGTAAACGACCGTTGGAAGCTAACGCCGACACTGGAAATGTCATTATTAGCAGTGCTGTTTGTTCCTGTTTAAACGCTTTGACTTATCTAGGACCGCATACAACAAACCAGTATTTATTACAGCATTAGTATACCTTATACTGAGCCATTAGGTACTTTCATATTAAAAGCGTAATGATAATGACCGTTGACCCCCGACACTAAGTTAACTTTTATCGATTGCAGcgtcacaaaaacaaataaaagagctGAAGAGTGCTATTCCACTCACCTCCAGGAAGAAATGCCTAGATTATAATTCATTAGCAGAGGGAATATATCCGAAATGCAACGATACTGTAGGTTAGTGTCCACCAGCGTGTCACCACTTCCCTCTTTCTGCTTCCAACATCCTTGAAGAAACCAGGGGCGGAGCTAGGACCCTCCGACATGGGCCTGAAGGAACAGGAGCCCGAGAAGCAGGGGCGGTGTCATGTGTTGTTGTCAAGGTCTCCATATAGACTAAAACTAACCGAAAAATACTGGTTGcttaaaaatggaaataaaaataaattagttTTACTCCTTGTAACTTTGGTcaatgtgcatgcatgtgtttcTTGAGGCTGGGATGTTATGAAGTTCTGTTTGTGTCATAGTTTCTTTTCTGAACTTCTTAAATTTTGAAACATGGTCACACAGAGATGGAGAGAACATGCTAACTACACACAGAAAAAGCCCCAGTCAGATGGTGGATTTGAATTcatgaccttcttgctgtgaggcaactaTCTATATAGCTATCCCTACTGAAATGACAGCTCAAATAAGAGTTTTGATATTTACTGGTATAGAGAAAGGTATTCCCttatacaaaaaagaaaaaaaatgcttccaCTTATACCTATTGTGTTTACTTTGCAAGGAAGTTGGGAAGATGtcattcaaataaaatacatttttcttgtCCTTCACATGATTACTGCCAAACCAGTAAATGTcacactttgtgtgtgtgcatatgtaatGTTTGTCCCATACAAACTTACCTTTTAGCTTACATTTAGACTAGAGCTTGTTGTAATCAAGTCACCATTTGGTGGCAGAGGGTGACAAAGATCATTTACTTGATCAGAAATAAATATAGTAGTGCTCACATGCAGCCATAAATACCATAGTGTTTTGAAACCTGATGTGAGTAGCAAAGTTTAAATCAACTGAATTCTCAATAATCCTCCCAACTCTTAGACTGACCattatttacaaaatgaacttCAAGGTTAATTTACATACACCGACCCCTACTGGCCACTAAAAGAATACAGGTTTAATGTGTTTCTGAATTAGCTTCACTTTTTAGAACCAGAAAATACATCCATCTCTTACATGTGCATCATAATAATGGATGTTAGAATATAGCTTATTATATAAATAGACATAAATCTATTTAtcataaagtaaaaaataataaataactaaaGCTTTGAAATAAATCTTTTGGAGTGCAATAGTACCCTAACCGTAGCCAAAATACCAAATAAGAAATACATAATAGTGGGCTACAAGCAGAAAGTAGAAACACTTATAAAACTTTTAGTACACTAAAACTGTACTTCAGTAAAGTACTCAGAATAGAGTAATTGTAAAATTACATTATTACTGCAGCTGTCCATTGCCCCCCTCACCACACTCATATGCACAGAAGTCATTTACTCCAACTCCTACACAAATATGCAGCATGCTTCATTGCACTGTCTGGCAGCTTATTCATTAGCGAACAAGCTGCTTATTCTACATTACAATCCTGTGATTTTAATAGCAATGTGTGTACATTACTTTGTACCCATTCAAAAATCAGTCTTAAGGAGTAGTGAACTACATTTTGCAGTAGTTACTTGGTATTTTGACTAAAGTCATATTTGCATAGCAATTCAGCAAGTTCAaagaatcccccccccccccatctttAGTATACTACTGAAATATTTGTCATTACTATGTAATTTGTTAACCATTAACAGATACAATTCAAACTGTTGCCAATTTCAAAGCAGTAAGGAGTAATTCTGTTTGATGCAGCAGACGCACCTGCATTTCTGGATGTGTCTGACGGCCAATACCAAACCAAACTGTCATCTCTTGCACTTCACATGAATGGTGGCATAGTTTgagtttatttattacattttcattaaagtgagcatagttttattttattattgtgcaATTATGTTATAATCTTATatttttgttcatgtaaattGTGAATGTTTTTCCATGTAGGTTTGCAGTACTTCAGGTACTCGTGTAACATTACCTACTATATAGCTCGAAAAAATTCATTTCAACACTGTTAGGGAAAAATAATATATAGAAACCAAAAGATCAGTGAAGAATACAGAATTTTTTTTGCCTCTAAAGCAAAGCTAAGCTTTTTATTCTCCCAAAATATTTCTGCAAATACTTGTGaatattaatttaaaggaaCTCCAGGATTTTAGTGTCCAAACAGTTGGAAGACTTTCAGTaaacaagtaaaaaataaaaataaaaataatataagaCACTGTTGGTCAAAGCCAGAAAATCCTGAACTGTATGTGTCACTCATTTGAAGAATTTCTTTGTCCAGTTTTTGgtgggtttaaaaacaaaaaacaacaacaacaacaacaacaacaacaaaaaaacccacacacaatGGTGAAATTTCAGGTCATGTCTTTATTTGCCAACCATTAAAACTGTTATTACTCaatgaaacatgtttttttttttttttaaaaaagaaaacaaactctCAAACAGCTTACTCTTATATAGTGATAATTGTGACCGTCTAACaaatcaaaatacagttttgtggaaaaacaaatgaaatgcaaTTACTTGTGAGAATATTCTGAATTAGattcaagaagaaaaaaataaaacccctcCCCACCCACAATGACTGCACAAATTAGAAGACCAGTGTTATGAACTACTTGTCATCAGAACTTACAGCAGATCCAAACCATTAAATATAGGATCGAAACAGAAGGAGTCATGTGAGAACATTCTGAATTAATGGTCAGGCACATAATTATTATACAAATCATCATCATTACAGTCTACAGCGAGGTTTTAGATTTAAGCTCACTGCccaacaagtcatttaaaagaaaaaaaaaaaaaaagaaaagaaagaaaagaaaagaaaagcaacaaaGTAATTTTACTGCTTTGCAGCATCACTTAAACAATTGCACTCTGAGATAAAGGAACATTTTTTAGTAAACAaattcatttatatttcttaGATTGAAATATGTTAgaataaattaaaaatccaTCCAGACCTTAACATAATCATGCTGAGCTTTTACAGATACAGAGTCGATACTGTCAAAAACTGAAGATTTGAGAATCCTAGAGTGCTGAACTTGATCTTCTCTCAGCCCCAAATTTTTCCACCGTCTCAAATGTGCACACTGCGTCTCAGCTGTCCAGTGAGCTCAGCTCCTATTTATGGAGCACCAATAAGGTGGAATTGTCATGCGACACAATGTTGGTCATTGTATGGGAACAGAGGTGGAATATGAAATAAGAGAACAGGCAGACTGAATCACCTTTTTGACTGAAATAAGACAACTGGAGGATTTAGGCAGTTAAAGGCTTATGGGGACTACAGCTGGTGACGTGGGTTTAGAGACGACTGCAGCAGATGCTGTTAAAAACCGTCCACATTTCCAGGGTACAGATGCTGATCATTtgatactaaaaaaaaaaaatcacagatttCAAGTGAGCCATCAGTTAGCAGGGACTTTTaagatcattttattacaataAGTGACTGAAGAAGCTCTCTTTATGAAAAGGTTTTTTAAATTGGAATATGTATCTGAAACAAATGAAAGTCTGTCATGTTATGGTACAATTAAGGGCTAGACTCAGACTTGGTTGAATCATTGATGTGAAACTACTCCTTAAGCAGTACCATGATTGATAAATGTTATGGACAAACAAAAGCCTCTTGAAATAATTAAGAACAACAGTTTGCCACCCTGATTTTACCATTAGCCGATTGCCCGCATTATGTAACAATCATCAGACATTCTGTTCTTGCTAGAAGAGAGagggagcagaaaaaaaaaaaaaaaaaaaaaaaaaaaaaaaaaaagaaggaaatttCAGGCATGCAGCAAAAaaaattaaggaaaaaaaactgaccaCAAATAATACTTTGCCGTGGATGTTCTGTTCAAAAGGCAGATCAGTCTAAAACTGTAAATGTGTGATTGTTAGTGTTAAAGCTATTCTTGGAGGTCTCTCAGTGGGCTCACTTTATCAATTTTCAGTCTTGGTTGCATTTCCATTTCCCTTCATAAAACACATCTACTCACTTTAAAtttccttctctccctctctactATCTTATAGGGTTAGTTTGCCATCTACCATGGCCTTAAGAGGGCTAATTTCTGAAATATACCAGCTGGCAGCTAGTAAAAAGCATCATGGGGTAGATTAGTACTGTTGAGCTTGAGCCTGCAGAGTCAAAGGGTCCAGCCAGGAGGTGAGGTTCATGGATCAGTTCACAGTTTGGACCGCAGAGGCTTCAGGTACTTGTGGAAGGATTCGTGTACCtgtagggagaaaaaaaaaaaagttgctgaaATAATGCAACAAATGTACACCACGATCACACAAACAGGTTTAGTGTGAGGTTGGATTTGCCAACATCTTCATTTTCATATAAAACACACTCGAGTTCCACACTGCTGATAAATGCAAAGAGCAGCTTATCATTAACACTGTGACCATACAACCTCGTGGGCTCGACTGACCTCTGTAGCATTGAGGGGGGATTTGCGAGCCCACTCGAACATGTGCTCATAAACATTCCCATCGTATCGTCCCAGGACCGAATTCAGCTTCTTGTCATGGATGTCAAAGGCATCCACCAGGGCCACAGCGTTGGGCCTCAGCTGAGCCAGCAGCTCCTTGATTCGAATAGAAATCTGCATCACCTGGGGCACACTCAGCAGTCCGGCCTAGAAAAggaatttaagaaaaaaaataaaataaaaataacaccagCAGCTGTAGAGATTGGATCTTAGATCAGACCAAGCTGAGCAATACAAAGCACATTCAGTCAGTACTGTTGTGCTTATCtgctgaccacacacacacacgatgatTTCTCTTACCTGTAGGAAGTCTCCAGAGTTCTTTGTGATGCCATACAGGGTGTAGAGCAGAGCCAGGGTTGACAGCACTGAGTGTACTGCTGTATCAGCAACCTCCCCAAGTTTGTCAGTAAAGAGTTTCACTACAACATAGTGACAGTGGGCCTGAAcacaagagagagaaaaaaagagagaagaaaaatatatatctcaTGATCAGGATTTGAATTGGACTTAAAAAAAGCAGTTCGCATATATCGGTGTACTTACTCTACATGAAACAAAAGAACCGAAGATACTGACGCTTGTTTAGTAACAAACAACCTGCAACTTTAGGGCAATATTCAGAGGGTGACAGATGTTTTAGATATTCTTTTCAAGTGTACTTAAACCTTCTCCAAGGTTTGTCATAATTTATTCATAAAAAAGGACAATCAAGCAAAATTGAACTTACATCTGAGGCTCTGACCAGGTCGATGGCGCTGTTGTTCCAGGCATCCTCCTGACTCTTCCTGCGTTGCAGCTCCTGCTGGATGCTCTTCGCTGCCAGCTCCACTAGActataaaacacagaaacataacCTGCATTAAGCAACAAAGCCAGAATTACCTCCTTGTGGTTGTAGGTAAGCTGCAGTTTTACATCCCCGTCTGTCTAGACTAAAATGTGTACCGAATGCTTTTCAATGGATCAACAATAAAGATTAGCGCTCACCTACGGAGTTGCATACTGAATACAACTAAATGTGAGTGAGATCAGTCTCCCCTTTTTGTTCACAATTATAGATCGAAGAGTGTTTCATGTCACACTAAAGTTGACTTTTGACCTTTTGtgatggaaaacaaaaaaaaaaatgagccCCTCCTATGACAGTAACTAGTGTTTACATAATAGACTTAATAGATAAATGGCAGGTTTACACTAAAGGCTTGGAGGAAGATAGTACACTAGTTAACCTACAACATTCAAGCTTCAATGAATACATCTATGTTTTTGTGGCATTGCTGATGTTGTGACAGATACTGTAAGAGCGGTTTCTTCTTTGGcggtaaacaaaacaaatgtaggGGTACGAAGAGAGCATTTTACAACTTAGGGAGGCAGAGCAGCCGCCAAccttaaacacaaacaaattaaCTGAATTACTTTGAGTCTGAAACGATACAGTATGTGCGCCCTTTGGATGAAACAAGAAAAACGTCCAGGTGCCTCAAATAATCAGAAACACGTGGATTAAGATAAAAAGGGGAGATGAGAGAAGTTGCCTGTGCTCCCTGACAAACACTGCTGAGTACAAGTTAAACCTGCCTCCCTGATGGATTTATTTAATCTTCAATTTAGAGACGCTTTAATCCTCCCTCTTGCAATCGCCTTAGTTTAATTCAGAGCAGGCAGAAATGTACGACTGAGCAAATGTCAGACTGTGCAAGTCAATTTTTAAGACACACCAAACAAGCTTTTTAGTCTGGTTCTTGTCTAAAGCCTCACCCCTCCCAAGCCTTACCTACCTGCCAACACAGTCAGTGTTTGACACCATAACACTCATTTAGTTTTCTCAGATATGTCAAACTCCTCTTATGAAAAACTAGCCTTTTACTACTTTCTTTTCATCTGTTTAGTCCCAATACTTTAAGCATCATTTTCCTAATactattcaaaaaaaaaaaaaaaaaaaaaaaaaaaacccacccaaTTAGAAATGCATATTTGCCTTTTAACCCTCTGATGTTTAAAGTTGGaccacatttaaaataaaataaaaaaaaaaataaaaaaataaaaaagtccaCCACACTTGACACTCCCTGCCAGATGGGTTTAGATAATGACAGCTGCAGTCATGTGATCAGCTCTCCATATCATGTCACATGCAGGAAATGACCAACAACTGCTGGTGTAAGTCAGACTTGCACTAGCAAACTGAACTATTAAAGAGATCAGTAGTGACAACTgcaaaacttgtttttaaaaagaaaagacggTGTATAACATTTAAGGAAGGACAACACCAAGTATTTTACCACCCCCACTGTACtttactgtgtaaaaatgttactatacacagtaaaatacacaGATTTCTTCCATGTACACAGTTTTAAGTTTTTTGTACACAACTtattagaaaaatgaaaaaccgTAAAATATCTCCGATTGACTTTTTCTTCCTGACCCTTTTGCTGCTGGAGCAAGTGAATTTCCCCAGGGTGCAATCCAATGCTCAAGTTCCAACACCTTTTCTAACGCACAAACCCAGAAAACCTGTACAATTCTACtagatatataaatattaatggCAAATAAAAGGAAACTGGGAGATATTTCATGTAACAAGGTCATCATCTTTCCCACTGCTCTCTTACATGGCTGCTCGGAGTTTGTAGACCTCTGTCAGGCTAGTCAGGTCATTGATGTCAACCACTGTTGGTCTGGCAGCGACAGGCTGTGGCTGCACCCTCCGCACATCTGCTTCATTCAGGTACGACACAATGCCACTCAGCTGCTGGCCTGCCTTAGCCTGTTTGTAGCTCTTCACCAGGTATCTGCAGACATGAGTGTTCAGTTTAACAGTTAGATGCACGAGATAGCCAGCAGCTGTGTTTCTATTAATTGAAAGCTTTACAGAAATATTTACTGTAGCTATTAGAAATAAAAGTTAACATATCTTCATTTTTCAACTCTTTCTGTGAGTTTTATTCATCGGTGTGAAGGTGAGTTTATGAAGGGAGCTTTTATGTTACACCACCAATACTGACACACAGGACATAATTTAGCTTCAGTAGTTTTCTCTAATTTGTGGTGTTAAATGTCACTTCGCGTTACCTGGCAGTCTGCAGCATCATGACTGTATTCTCTCCCTCGTAGGTGCAGGTAGGTGTAAACTCGACATAAATGTCTGGCAAGGCACTGCTTCGAGAGTAACCGTGGCCACCACATGACATGCGGCACACCTCGATGGCTGAGGTCGCTTCCCATGAGGTGAAGGCCTTCAAACCCGCAGACAAGGCATGGAGCTGTGAATTAGAGGGCAAAGCAAGTGAAATAGCTTAATTCATAGCTATGAATGAATTAAACTTAAGACATGGGAACAAATATATGGTTCTGTGACAGGCTGgactgaaagggaaaaaaaaaaaaaaaaaaaaaaaagcagcctgTCCAAAGAAAGAGGACAGGCCACCATTCCACCAAACACCAGCAACCGTGTGCCATCAAACAAAACCATATACGACACAGATATGCTTCAGAAATGTCTGGTAATTGCTTTTCTAACATTTTGCTCAAAATTCcaaacagatttgttttttttaaaatgtaaagtgtaaaaatcaattaaaaaaaagaaaaaaaagaagtgtttttaaatgttatgtGATTAATCTGTCCATTGATCATCAGCACAATTCCTCACTTAATTCTCATTCTAGTACACCCCGCCCTCAACTTAATTTAGACCCTGACCGCAGAAGTGGGATCAACAGAGTGGGTGCACTAgtccctgaaaaaaaaaaaaaaattcctgcagtgggtgaaggaggaggagggg
This sequence is a window from Oreochromis niloticus isolate F11D_XX linkage group LG6, O_niloticus_UMD_NMBU, whole genome shotgun sequence. Protein-coding genes within it:
- the acox1 gene encoding peroxisomal acyl-coenzyme A oxidase 1 isoform X4, with protein sequence MVLLTQRRSTTIRGTHLRGLETTATYDPATQEFVLNSPTVSSIKWWPGGLGKTSNHAIVLAQLYTLGNCHGLHAFIVPIRDMNTHLPLPGIVVGDIGPKFGFNEVDNGFLKLENVRIPRENMLMKYAKVEPDGAYVQPPSTKLTYGTMVFIRSMIVAESARALAKSSTIAIRYSAVRHQSEIRPGEPEPQILDYQTQQYKLFPLLATAYAFTFVGQYMRQTYHRITEDINQGDFSEMPELHALSAGLKAFTSWEATSAIEVCRMSCGGHGYSRSSALPDIYVEFTPTCTYEGENTVMMLQTARYLVKSYKQAKAGQQLSGIVSYLNEADVRRVQPQPVAARPTVVDINDLTSLTEVYKLRAAILVELAAKSIQQELQRRKSQEDAWNNSAIDLVRASDAHCHYVVVKLFTDKLGEVADTAVHSVLSTLALLYTLYGITKNSGDFLQAGLLSVPQVMQISIRIKELLAQLRPNAVALVDAFDIHDKKLNSVLGRYDGNVYEHMFEWARKSPLNATEVHESFHKYLKPLRSKL
- the acox1 gene encoding peroxisomal acyl-coenzyme A oxidase 1 isoform X2 — its product is MHRCLKMNTVRSFHSCQYIFAICVTLIASFSKSAQTEMGHGTHLRGLETTATYDPATQEFVLNSPTVSSIKWWPGGLGKTSNHAIVLAQLYTLGNCHGLHAFIVPIRDMNTHLPLPGIVVGDIGPKFGFNEVDNGFLKLENVRIPRENMLMKYAKVEPDGAYVQPPSTKLTYGTMVFIRSMIVAESARALAKSSTIAIRYSAVRHQSEIRPGEPEPQILDYQTQQYKLFPLLATAYAFTFVGQYMRQTYHRITEDINQGDFSEMPELHALSAGLKAFTSWEATSAIEVCRMSCGGHGYSRSSALPDIYVEFTPTCTYEGENTVMMLQTARYLVKSYKQAKAGQQLSGIVSYLNEADVRRVQPQPVAARPTVVDINDLTSLTEVYKLRAAILVELAAKSIQQELQRRKSQEDAWNNSAIDLVRASDAHCHYVVVKLFTDKLGEVADTAVHSVLSTLALLYTLYGITKNSGDFLQAGLLSVPQVMQISIRIKELLAQLRPNAVALVDAFDIHDKKLNSVLGRYDGNVYEHMFEWARKSPLNATEVHESFHKYLKPLRSKL
- the acox1 gene encoding peroxisomal acyl-coenzyme A oxidase 1 isoform X3 is translated as MFLPTLLNQATPEQMDRFFMPAWTLKIIGTYAQTEMGHGTHLRGLETTATYDPATQEFVLNSPTVSSIKWWPGGLGKTSNHAIVLAQLYTLGNCHGLHAFIVPIRDMNTHLPLPGIVVGDIGPKFGFNEVDNGFLKLENVRIPRENMLMKYAKVEPDGAYVQPPSTKLTYGTMVFIRSMIVAESARALAKSSTIAIRYSAVRHQSEIRPGEPEPQILDYQTQQYKLFPLLATAYAFTFVGQYMRQTYHRITEDINQGDFSEMPELHALSAGLKAFTSWEATSAIEVCRMSCGGHGYSRSSALPDIYVEFTPTCTYEGENTVMMLQTARYLVKSYKQAKAGQQLSGIVSYLNEADVRRVQPQPVAARPTVVDINDLTSLTEVYKLRAAILVELAAKSIQQELQRRKSQEDAWNNSAIDLVRASDAHCHYVVVKLFTDKLGEVADTAVHSVLSTLALLYTLYGITKNSGDFLQAGLLSVPQVMQISIRIKELLAQLRPNAVALVDAFDIHDKKLNSVLGRYDGNVYEHMFEWARKSPLNATEVHESFHKYLKPLRSKL